Genomic window (Takifugu rubripes chromosome 1, fTakRub1.2, whole genome shotgun sequence):
ACTGCAACATCCTCCCCAGATGTTGGGTTGCCAGATGTCCACCAGTTGCTTTGGTTTTGAAGGTGTCTCCTGCCTGAAGCCGGAGGCTTTGACCCGGACATGGACCGTGACAAACATGCAGAATGTTTTTCAGCTGCTAACTGAGTCACATTAACACAATCACGCAGCGGCGAGGAGTCAGCGCCGGGCCAGTGGGGCTGAAAGAGCATTGGTGACTCCTGTTTATGTCATCCATGATGACATAAGGAGCCTCAAGAGCTTCCCGATGATGATGTTGACATGAGAGGAGAGGTTTTCTCGTTTCAGGAGGGATTTTAAGACATGCGAGTTCCCGAAACCAGCAGATCTAATAATGAGATGACTCTGACTCTGCTGTGTGAGCAGATACTGGCCTCTTTTTACAGCTTTAATCTAACGGTTAGCTCATTTTCAGTATGAGAGGGAGCAGGATTAATTTCTCTATTTGCTCCTTTTGCTCAATAAATGGTAAAGTTTGTTCGTTCTTCCTGGTTTATTTTACTTGTGCAAAATAGATTTAATAAAAAGGTATTAAATGCAGCGTAAAGGTTGTTAATCACATTATTTCTACATCAGCACCTCTGAAATATCTATTAACGGCACCTCCTCTTGGGACTAGCCAGCTAATTTCAGGTAGTGAGAGATCCAATGGTGTATAAAAGAGGTGCATCGGCTCAGAAACGAGGTTCTCAAGGGAGCTGAGTGTTCTaaacagatgttgttctgctacAGCAAAGAGGAACACACGAGGAAGCAATCTGGTCAGATTACAGATCAGAAAGTCAAGTCACCTGCTGTGACTCTGGGCcacctgtccacacacacacacacacacacacacacacacacacacacacacacacacacagattgccTATGGTGGGTGACTAAATCTGATGTTTTATGAAAATCTGATGTCATAATTTGTAGGAGAATTCCAGAATACAATGTAAAAGGCTCCAATATGcatgattttaatttaaaaccaTCTTTATGGCTGTACTGCTCTGTGTGCTCTGCTCTATGGCTTCAGTAATGTGATCACTCATTTTCTCATAAGTCTTTCTGTGGTGTTGATTTTTCTCCTCATGAGTATTTTTAGGCGGCTGTTATACAACGCATGAATCAGACTCATGCATTTTTTATATTCTCACACTAGAACAGAGCTCTTAAATACCACACCATATCTTAAACCATAATGTCGAAGCTTTAGaactctctgtgtgtgtgtgtgtatgtgtgtgtgtgtgtgtgtgtgtgtgtgtgtgtgtgtgtgtgtgtgtgtgtgtgtgtgtgtgtgtgtgtcatacaTCACTGTCATGGTGCAGACTGTGCAGCTAGTCCAGGTAATCTATTTGTCCTGGTCAAATCTGGTGTAATTTGTTCcaggcctcctgcagcagcagcggcagcagtggcAGCGGAGGCGGTTTGTTCTGGCTTTTGTGTGTCGTTCTGCTCAAGTAAACATCGATGAACACGCCACCATTGAACGTAATCTTTGTCTGTGCAGGATAAAACTCACACTTGTCTGAGATTGAGGCCCTGCTGCGCCATTCACATGGAATGTTTAAATGAATGTGGCTCTTTTGATGTCGGCTCAGTGTTGACATCTGACCCACAGTGGACGCGCTCAGACTTCCTGCTCATCACACGATCCTTTCTGGTTATATAACCTTACATAACATTATGATTTGAATCTCCGGCTGAGAATGATCTTTGGGAAAAACTTAATCTGAAGTCTTTTGGCATCACGCGTCATCACATTTGCTCTGCTTTATCTGTGTTTGGCTCAGCATTGAAAGGCCAGATTCAGCTAATGGCTagctgtttattttcctgtaGGAAGTGCAGGATAGTGAGGTCACAGCCACCAGAGTTAACCGTTAGATCTTAAGAACCAATACTCTGATGGGTCTTTACTGCTGTACTGGGTCAGCAGTGCATTAGAGGAACATTTCCTTATGTAACCACCTTCCTGCCCTGCAGAAATCGTCATCTGCAGGAGCTTAATGGCTTAAAAGTCAGTGGGGAGCAGCGAGGAAATACAGTTACACAAAGAGTTTGAAAGTTTGGAGCTTCTCTGTGAGCGGCGGCTGGAACCAAACCCAATAGCTTACTTTGAATTGCTGTTTTAAACTGTGTCTGGATGCAGCCCTGTGCAGCAAACAAATCAATCAGTGTCAATTAGGCCTGCGTTCAAAGCAAACCACATCCTGAGAGCCAGGAACTGGTCCTGCACTTAACAGCGGGCAACGCAATAACACAGCAAAACCCCGTAAAGTGCTCAGGGTCTGAGGGGGACGGCGCGGAGCAAATAAGAGGCTCTTTCTGCCTTTTATCTCCATCAGTCTCAGGTACCCTCCTGAGTGGGGGCTCCTGATGAGCCTGAGAGATCTGAAGTGGAAACCCtccatttctgctctttcatgCTGTGATACCCACCACAGTCCGGGATGCAGGCCTGCATGAAGATGCTGAGTCTCAAAGTCTGGTGtctgctcccctcccctgcGCACCTCTGCTGAGGGTGCGTGTATGAGGGGGGTGTGGGGTTTGAGGGGGTCACGAAAGATGACTGATTTGTCAGGGAAGGTCTGTGATGTCACCGTTTTCGTGCGAGGTGCGAGCACCAAACCTGAGAGGTGGGCTCACGCTCACACTTGATCTGCCGTGTGAATCAGAGGCAGGTGGAAGGTTCTTTCTGCCTCACACGCCACCGCCATGGCGCTGCATTTGACACCTCATTTGCATACAGGCAACACATCGTTTGCATCAGTGAAAACCTCGAGGAAATGAATAGTCAGACAAAGGCTGCGCAGCCTGATCCTTTGATTGTGCGGTACAGACTCGTTTTCTCAACCGAATTTATCAAAGATTAAAAGCATCAAATAGTTTAGTATGTTATTTAAAACTGGTACAGCTTCATATAAAACCAAAGTTATTAAATGTGCAttagaaataaatgaaataatcatGGATGGATAAACTGTTTAAGTCAATCagcagatgtctgtgtaaattctcagtcatccaggtcattgtatccaaggtagttttctctgtcaactggactgggtttcttctcttgaagacgtttcgccttctatccagaaggcttcttcaatCAGCAGATGCTTTACAGTTACAGATAGATACATATTTCAGGCATTTATTCATTGGTTCATTCATGTCATTTTATACAGATTCTGGCTCGTGAAACCAGCGAGTTctatcattttcttttttaatttcttgTTCTTTTTAAGCAAAATGTTGGGAAAACAAACCACACCAAGCTTGGAAGAATAGGTTTTACGAATGCaattatttctctctctttttttaaatttgcatcAGTACGACTTTGGAATGTTCATTTCTTGTGTTTAGATGAGCAGTCCGTttggtgcttttgttttgttttgctcatCCCAGCCATGTTGGGTTTCTGTGGCAACGTGATTTTGAAAATAGCTCCTCTCCAACGGCtcactgcagctcctgcagacgGCGGCCCACTCTTGATGCATGACTCATTCACTGCTCATTATCGGCCCACTCTCCATCCTGCCCAGGCTTCCCCGCTTGGATATCTGATGGAGGCGATTgcgtggggggttgggggtggcgGTTAAAGCCTGCATATCCGTGCCGTGATTGGCTGGTTGGGATCCATTTAATCTTCTGGGTCTGCTACAGGGCCcgccccctctgctcctccccctcttcccgcCCCAGCAGCTTCACAACAGCGCGCTGTGACCGTTCCAGGGAGAATATCAGCTCTgcacagggaggagaggatTAGTGCAAACCACTCAGCTCATCTGCATGCACGTTTCCAGAGAAGCACATGAGCACTCAGGGCTGCACCGCTTTTGTATAAAACCTGGCAGTCCCATCACACAGGCTTGACTCCATCCACTGTCACTGCTGTGAGTGGATCAACTCAGGACCACAGCTCTTCCAATTGGATTATCTTTTTTTGTGATTCACGGACTTTATAGCACACAGTTTGTTTCCAGGGACGTTGTGACAATGCAAGTAATATCTTTCGATACTGACTTGCCTTGAGCATCAAAAATCAATCCCTTATTTTTTTAgggacttttaaaaaaacatttgaaaatcaGTCAGATTTGGGAGAgcgcagcagaagcagcagcagcagcggaatGCCATCCAGAGAGTCCTACGAGGTCCACAAGGAAGAGAAGTCCCTGGTGCAAAAGGTGAAGCGCGAGGCCAATCAGGAGGACATCCTGGCAGCGGCTCTGGGGATGAGGATGGGGCCACAGAAACCACCGGCCACTTTCTGGCAACCACTCAAGCAGTTCGCCTACACTCAGCTCACCTCACTGGTCCGCAGAGCCTCCCTGAGAGAGATCGACCGGGCATCCAAACCAGAGAAAGTCCACAACTTTAAGGTAAGACATATGTCAACTTTGACTCTTCTGAGCAGCATCACCTCCAGCGCGCTGCTTTAATTTCATCATGTATAGCCCGAGGTTGGTTTCTCATGCTTCCCCCGTGGGAGCTGAAGAGGAcaagggggggaggaagaggagggcagagCGAGGATGAATAACAGCGCTGTTTTGGTCTGGCCAAGTGATCTTTTATCAAAAGAAAATCTGTTGGTGGTCTGTGGAGCTCATGCTGCTGGTTTAAGTGCCAGATACAGACATAATAGACTGATGGAGCGAGTGTTACCCTTCTTGGCTCATGTTGACTCTCCTGGTTTGACTGGTAAACAAGGAGGGAAGCAGGTGAAATATTAGCTTCAAGGCTGTAAAAATGCTGATGCAGaccaaaggcttttttttttctttgctgcttTGTTCTCCTGAATTGCTGATTTATGCTTTTAAGCAGAGTGGGAGATCACAGTTTCTGCGCTGAGCACAGCTAAGAGGCAGCATGAGAGAATTATGGAGCCTCTTCAGGCTCCGTGTACTGTCAGTGATCAGAAGAACGGAATTTTTGTTTGTGCGTGATGATAACAGAGCCACCAACTGTTATTGCCATTCTTCCGCCTGACGTAATACAGTGAAACCGGGGGGGTCTCAGCTCAGCCCGCCGCAGTGATTGGCTGAGCTGCTGTTGCCTGATGATGCCTTGATGCCTTTTGAGAAACAAGCAAAGCAGCTCTTCAATTGGACGTTCTCTCGACAAATTGTGGCTACCTGCTGTGCAGTATCAGCaactccaccccacccccgccaccCGCTGCTCCCACCTCGCCAGCATCATTTTTAGATTGGAAAAcaatcctcttcctcccccagaAAATCCTCCTCCGCTGCTTCGTACAATGGCAGCGCCTGCGTCTGTCCTGAATGTATCTGTCACTGTCACACTCTGTGTTGCAGGTTCACACCTTTCGGGGGCCTCACTGGTGCGAGCACTGTGCCAGTTTCATGTGGGGACTGATGGCTCAAGGGGTCAAATGCGCAGGTGTGACTCAAACCTCCTCAGTTGCACCAACACAATCTTACGTAAACTAATTAATcactacatacacacactttttgTTGACAGTGAGTGCACGAAGTGAACAGTTGTATATATGGGTTACTGTGCATCTGGAGCTGGATTATTGAGTTTAAATCTAAAATCCCAACACTATGGATTAGCAGTTGTATAATAAAATGAACTGGGGGGCTGTCTTCGTGATGTAACACTCCCTATACATGATATAAAAAGCTTATTCTTCACCTAATTCCTTTTCTAATTGTGGATGAAAATAATGAAACCCGGATTAATTATTGACAAATCGCTGAAGACTCTTTATTTATCTGCAAATAATGGCTACACTGTTTAGTTTAGGGCTTTCTAATTTGGTGCCAACTTTACTGCTCATCCACTTCCATGATTTTATACATCCTGTTAAACACGGTTCTTCACATGAGTCGTCAGCCGTTGTTGGCACGGATGTTAAATGAATGAAGATTCCTCATTCGTTTGCTGTGTTGCTCATTCACACTGTTTCCATGGGATAAACCTTTTTCTGCTGTCTTTTCCAACGCAGCTTTTGTTAGAAGCAGCTTCATGGTGCCGTTATGTAGGCGAGTGTGTCTGTGATGTTTTATTGATAAAACAAAGTGTGTCACACAAATCGGCAGGAGCCCGGATGTTAATAATTAATGTCTTGAAATTTCAAGCCAACAACAAACCCACTGAAAGAGCCTGTTTTTGAGCCTATCTATAGACTTCCATCACTGTACAGACTTCAGTTTCTATCAAAATCTAGGGCAGCAAAGTCTCACGTGGTGCCTAAAATTTGCatacccccccctccacacacacacacacacacacaccaccaccaccaccaccacctcctcaatctttttctttttgtatgtGTGAACTGGCTGGGTGCCAGAGAGCCAGCCTCTGCTTTTGCTTGTTGTGCCACATTTCCTCATCAGAGtaagacaccccccccaccctcattcCATCATGGCcgtgaaggaaaacaaagctgGCACGTCTCTTTAATGAGGAGCAGAGCTCAGAGCGTGGGGAAAGAGCTCCGTTTCCACATGTTATTAAAATTCAGCGGCTTCCACCAAAAAGCTGGGTCAAGCAGCTCAACCCCGAGACTTGTGCAAAGAACTCGAAACCATTTAGGAAATACAAGTGGGTTCCAGCCTGAAAGGACTCATTTTAACTGGGAACTCTGCAGGCGCGCTTAGAAATTAGCTGAACCTTCTTAGAGTTCTTCAGCCAGCAGCATCGCTGCAGCCTCTTCTCCATAGCAACAGAGACAGAACTGACGGTGCAGTAAAGCAGCACCTCCTGTTTCCCAGTGTCCCCCGGGCCTTtgcctcatcctcaccctcacccgCCACCTGGGACCATCAATGTTTCCATGGACAGAATCTCCACAGCAGCTCCGACTGGTGACAGGCCCATCTCCATTATAGTGCTTGTCTCATATCCTTAAGAGAATCATCTCTTAAGGTAATTACATTTCTGCACCAATGCATATAAATGGGGCGTGGGGATTTCTCCAGGGAACTGTAGCcgtttaaatattcttttaagGTCCTCAGGAACTGATGAGTCTTGGTTTGGAAcccccctttcttttttctaaaattgaaaattaaaatcacattcGTTCTTAGAGATTGCAATCTTACTTTTTGAATCTGAAAGCttttgatgcccccccccctccaaaaaaaataaaaaattctaAACTTGGTAAGAGTGAAATAGTACATGTAAGGGTTTGAAGCGCTGGCCCATTTTAGTCTGGGAAACTAGGTCTGATGTAGCCCGCAGCGCCTCAGTGGCAGCTTCCACAGCCATTGTGTATGAGCTGGGATTTGGAAAAGATTAGAGCTGCAGCGGCGCTGACTGTCCCTCCTCCAGGCTCCGGCGTTTTCAGTCTTTCTCTAATTCCCCTCCATGATTCTTTGTTACAAAGAAAAGCTTCCGTTTCTCCCAGCGTCTGCCCTCCGCGGGCTCCTCCGTCCCCAGAAAGGTGAACGATTCCACTCTGACCGCAGATGAAAAACAATCTGGGGTACTTAAACTGACATGATGACTAATATCCCATTAACACTCGGTGAAAACAGCACACATGACAGAAAATCTCCATCTAAATGAGGATTTCCTTCTCCCCATATTTACTGTCATACCACATGCCTCATGGATTAATATGGTAGATTACAAATTTTAATTAATAAATGGCCATCTGGAGGTGACTCTGGATCTATCTGGTGACTCAAGGTCGATCCAATGTCAGGCgtagcagagagggagggggcttTACTGCCGTCTTATAACATTTAGAGAGCAAATATTGATCGAGGAAATTAACACTGTTTTCACTTTAAATCACGCATTAGACCAGCCGTCCAAATCCAAATGAATGTGAAGCTAAGAGCAAATTCTAAACGACCCTGTTTGACATCCGACCCTGCTGTGTGCCTGTCTGCAGACTGTGGGATGAATGTCCACAAAgagtgctcctctctggtggccAATGACTGTAAACCCAACCTGAGGCACATCCGTAAAATCTACAGCTGTGACCTGACGACCCTGGTGAACGCCTACAACACGGCACGGCCCATGGTGGTGGACATGTGCATACGGGAGATCGAGTCAAGAGgtcacagagtgtgtgtgtgtgtgtgtgtgtgtgtgtgtgtgtgtgtgtgtgtgtggtgtgtttaaaTCAGGAAAGACATCCCAGGATTGTAAATGGGGCAAATGCTGCTGTGAAAACCCACAAAGCTAATAATTACATGTTGTGAGAGACAGAATATATTTTTTGAGATTACCTCCCTGCTGCTATGTCATATTTGTGGCgcattgtttttatatttatatcacAGTGTTTAATTAATTATGTCTTCTGAGCAGGTCCATATCTAGTTTGAGTGATACAAACTTTAAATTTAAGCAATTAAAATAATTGGTtaggttttgttttaaataagaCTTAGTAAGGGTGAATTTAATCACACTTGTCATGAATCGATAAATGTGGCAGAGATTTTCCCATCATTGCTGTAATTCCAAGAAAATTATGAATGGTATAAAATAACTTGGATAGCAATAAAGCACCAGAATAAATTTTGTTTCAATAATGCTCCCAGATTTGCTGCTTGTTGATCAGATCACAGCAGTGTTAGTTGAGGCGCGAAACGTCTCATAATGCCACTAATCAGCGGATTTCTTTTGTGGGGAACGTCTGAGAAGAGCGATGAGTGTGTTATCGACTGTAATCGCATAATGAAGAACACATTACTCTGTTTCCTGACTCCTTTTTAAACTGCATTTCAGTTCAATCAGTCAGGTTTGAGCAGAGCTCCGCGCCTCCCCATTGTCTGCCCTCTAATACATGTCGGGCAGCTAAATTTGATTTATGTCTCTATGATTTTGCTCACTGGTGCTGAAACCCATTTGCGTCGGCCTGTGTTGTTCTGTTGTTTGACATTGTGGACACTTTGTCCTCAATGCTTCTGCATATTTAATCCTGCTTAATGTCATTTTCTAAATTACCCCgagtgatggatgggtggatgtttTCACTGCAATCGTCAGAGTCTGAAAGTTTGTTTGCCTGGTCGTTCCTGCAGGGCTCAGGTCTGAGGGTCTCTACAGAGTGTCTGGCTTCAGCGACTCTGTGGAAGAAGTGAAGTTGGCATTTGACAAAGGTTGGTGTTCCTTCGCTCCTGCACATGGAAACGTATCATAGATTTCTGTCTGCTCACGTTAAAATGAATGACGTTAGGTGCTTTCCTGTGTTTACAGGAGGCACAGAGGACATCTCAGATTAATGAGAAACTGACACATTTGTGAGGGAATAGTCTATTTAAGAGCGTAAACGTCATGGTGGCATGCCTCTCGTGTAGCATGGACATACGTAGGACCTCCAGGGATACGACCCATGGAAATGTTCTTTGAATAACTGAGAATGAGACTGACTCGATTCAATGTGCCCGTTAACTGAGAGCCCTTATCAGCGGGCCGTAGTCTTAGACAGATTGTCATGGGGGAGTTCATCCATGACAGATTGTCATTCCAACTCACAGCACTGCGATGTTCACCCTGCCTGCACAAGTAGGCCATGGAGGCACTAGAAAGCAGGCGTGGCAGAGAGAAAAGTCAGGATGAAAGCAGCGCTTTATTTTAAACCGACCGGCTTTTCAAAAAATTCTTCGAGCGCCGGCATCAGCTGaaatctgcacctctttttCCATCGCTCCATCCTCACAGACGGTGAGAAGACAGACATCTCGGGGAAGGCCTATGAAGACATCAATATCATTACGGGCGCGCTCAAACTCTACCTGAGGGATTTGCCCGTTCCCATCATCTCATACGACGCTTACCCGAGGTTCATCGAGGCTGCAAGTAAGTCACACGGATCAGCAAGAAATGGACCGTTTCGGGTTCAGATCTGTTGGAATGGAAGGGGTCGTTTGGAAATTGCCAGCATCACGTGTGGGCCACAGCATCATCGCACTTCAAACAGAGGACATGATATTTTATTTCGACGTTCTAAGAGTGTCTTCTAACAGCAGCTATTCTGTCTGTGTCCACTCAGAACTCACAGATCCGGAGAAGAAGCTCGAAGCTTTCCGAGAATCTCTGGCTCTGCTGCCGCCATCACACAGTGAAACCTTGAAGTACCTCATGGCGCACCTGAAGAGGTGAGTGCTGCCCTCACCCCGGAGCTTCCTCGTCTGGGGGAAATGGTTTCAACAGGGCCTTTTGGAACGGTGGTGTAAGTAGTAATTGGACTGTAAGTTCATCTGTTTATTTAGAGAATTTGCTTCTATCTCGAACTGCAGGGTGGCGGAGAATGAAAAATTCAACCTGATGAACGCGGAGAACCTCGCCATCGTCTTTGGACCCACCCTCATGCGGGCCCCAAACATGGACGCCGCCACAGCCCTCAATGACATCCGGTACCAGAGAcaggtggtggaggtgctgaTCAAAAACGAAGACGTGCTCTTCTGAACGGACACCAGGACTCTTATGGAACAGAACCATCAGGACCCATCAGGCTCTTTTTATGTGAACACTTGATAGGCTGGTTTTTTTTAGCTCGGTTGATACATTTTGTAGGTGAAAAAACGTCCCCAGTGGACTAGCCCGATCTAACTTCTGTCCTGTTTTTGGCGCGGACAGTGAACTCATCTCCCCATTTTTGTCGGGGGATTTTCGGAAGGGGTCGGACCAGCATGCGCTGTGCGAGGTCTTTGTTTCTTGTGTAGTTGTAACCCAGCATGTGTTAATATCGTGTAGCactgtgatttttttcttttgttttcctgtgcTAGTTATTGTTCACATCCTCAGCTGCCTGCTGCACATGTCTTTTTATCTGTGAAACTGTATAAAAgctactgattttttttttctgggctGATTTTTATGATagtgaatgtttttcttttttacctctTTGGATCTTTTTCTGTAACTTGAAATAGTTGAGCTCCTCATTCCAGTAAAGGCATACGCGTCGTGCATTTGCCTGCTCTCATTTCCCGTATGTTAGCAATAATAGCATCATCTCAAATTTGATttcagatttgatttgaaagtTTTTGTTTACAAACATGTGCATGATCGGCTTAATTTATTAAAGGCTGTAATGAAAAGTGAAGCATTTATTGAGCCAGTTCCACGTGAAGAGCATGTTTCATTCTGTGTCACGCTTACACTTTATTTTCAGTAAAACATACAAATTATAAAAGAAATAATTTTCACTGTTGATCTCATCAAGCCTCTGACTGActcctttgatgttttcattcaaattCATTTATATTGACTTTTATTTAATTGAAGATAATTAATAGGTGAACGAAAGATATCCATATTAAGATCCACTTTAAGGAGATTTGAAAAATATTGTGTTTTACGCCTAATAATTACCACAACTCGAATCTTTTTGAATGCGCCTCATCTTTTGATCCTTCGTCCTCCTCAAGAGACAACTGTACAAGTTGTGTAGGGAGTTTTCACCCAGGGTTCATTGTTCATCGGATTTGATGGTCTTCCTCAAAGCCTGCTTATTTTGGATTTTAATCTAATTGATCTTTTCATTccaacagagctgctgccaAACTGTGAATCACATATAGTCCAGAATTATTATCcattttgttttcttgtctgattttttatttatttgaaaaactgTTTGTTGATCAGTTGTTCAAATACTTTACATCCCCTAAAAATGGAGGTGCTTTAAATAGATCATCTGCAATACCTGAACGGTGTCCAGATCATTGACATTGACAAATATCTATTCCTAAACAATGTGAACAACATCGTGTTGCTTTGATTCAGATGTCTACAAACTTCAGatatttcaagtgtttgtctgtAAATATCTTATAGGCCTAAAAAATAGCAGCTTTAGCTAATTTAAACTGGtcccattttcattttttgccTCATGTAGCAGACAATTTGCAACAATTTAATAGACTTTTAGCTGTCTACATTTCCTCCTTATTTGTTTTCACTTTCTTTACATAGAAACACTTTTGTAAGATGTCTGATCATGTGACAAGTTTGTTGTCCACAAGCAATAAAAACTCATAGTACCGCGAGTCCGATCATCAATAACTGTCCAAGAGACAGATATGGCCCCAAATGTCTTAGCATTCAAATGAATTCAAAATTGACTGATCGTCACTGTTGGTTCTGTATGGcagccctgcgatgagctggtgACTGGGTCAGGGTGCACCCCACCTCTCgcctgaaggcagctgggacaggctccagcttCCTCGTGACCCTGTTCAGACAACAGTGTTAGAAGATGGGTGAAATATAACTATTTAGCACATATCTTTTGTTGGAAGCACACACTAACACCATCAGAGTGTAAATCTCatccatacatttattttttttaaatgctgcaaaaaTAAGTACACCATAAATACATATATTACAATGTTTGAAGCAGCTAAAGGGCTTAAAGTGGATGACATATTGTGGTTCATGGCAGATTGTCATTCCAACTCACAGCACTGCGATGTTCACCTTCGTCTTCAAGATGAGCCTGGAAGACATGACAGGGTCTCCATCTTTGCTGTCCTTTAAAGTGACAAGTCCTGCCCGAAAGCCTCATGTCATGTAACTTCCCACAAGCCCCTGTAACAGCCCGTCAGCCGCGCTAATTAAAAGTAAGCGTCAAACCAAATATACATCACCTACGGCAAAATGCTGCCTTAATTACTACATATATGTGCAAACAATTAATGGATTCACCCACGAGAACCAGCTGTGCACGGCCGCTAGCACCTTTGTCACATGACTGCTGTTGATTTCTCTGAGCCTGTCAATGGATTCACATCTACATTTGACCTTTGAGGTTAAAGCATTTGCTTGTTTcgtatttaaaacaaacaaacaacccaaCGATTCTCCTCCGCTCCATTTCCTCCCACCTCCAGTTTCCGCTGCTTCCCACTCAAAATTTCCATAAAGTGACTGAGAAGCAATCGCCGGCTGACATTTAATCGCTCGGGTGTCGTGACCCTCTCAGTTAATGTAAGCCAAATTCAGTCTGGTGATTGTGCGACAAAATTGGATTTTCATCCAAGCGTTTAGCCTCCCTCGCCGTTATCGGCCATTTTAAATATATCGCACCTTCATCTGGGACGAGCGTCGACTGTGAGAGGAGGTAAAGCACGCTAATAAAGCTATTAAGCTCTCCATCTCCGACAGATGCTGGGAGACAACGGTGGTGAGGGGCGTCTGTAGATGCAGCGACTGTGTGGGGGGAGCGCTGCTTTCCCAGTGATGGGGCTGGATTTGAGAGGCTGTGATCCATGAGATGACTGACCTTTCTCTGTTTACTGCTCCTGCAATCAGCTGACCTGAATACGTCTGCAAAGTTCAAAAATAAATTCCGATGTGCTGTGAGTCCATAACACTGCCTCTAGTTAATTATCATGTGAGGAAAAAAGATTCCAAGAATAATTTGGCGgtactttttaaaacaattataTCCAGGAAGGTTTCAGAAACAGAATATTCTGGGAATAGTGATCTTGTAAATATCAAAATCATAATCTTTTCAATAAAAACTCTAatgctcttcttcatctttgAGGCGTAAACAGCCAGTCTGCAGTTGGGTTATTATCCCCCTGCAGATATCACATGAATGATTTCTTTCAGATCCAGTGaacatttaatcatttatagAACAGCACGTTGTGCTCTCGAGACTAGGATGTTGGTGTGAGGGCCCCAGTCAGCCAAAACTGGATGGCTGAGCACAAACAATGTTGGTTTGTCGGCTTTACATGACAGAATTAAAGATGTTGCCCCCAAGCGGTGTAAACTCAGGTGT
Coding sequences:
- the chn1 gene encoding N-chimaerin — translated: MPSRESYEVHKEEKSLVQKVKREANQEDILAAALGMRMGPQKPPATFWQPLKQFAYTQLTSLVRRASLREIDRASKPEKVHNFKVHTFRGPHWCEHCASFMWGLMAQGVKCADCGMNVHKECSSLVANDCKPNLRHIRKIYSCDLTTLVNAYNTARPMVVDMCIREIESRGLRSEGLYRVSGFSDSVEEVKLAFDKDGEKTDISGKAYEDINIITGALKLYLRDLPVPIISYDAYPRFIEAAKLTDPEKKLEAFRESLALLPPSHSETLKYLMAHLKRVAENEKFNLMNAENLAIVFGPTLMRAPNMDAATALNDIRYQRQVVEVLIKNEDVLF